From one Papio anubis isolate 15944 chromosome 12, Panubis1.0, whole genome shotgun sequence genomic stretch:
- the IL10RA gene encoding interleukin-10 receptor subunit alpha isoform X1 translates to MLPRLVVLLAAFLSRRLGSDAHGTELPSPPSVWFEAEFFHHILHWKPIPNQSESTCYEVALLRYGIGPWNSISNCSQALSYDLTAVTLDLYRSNGYRARVRAVDGSRHSNWTVTNTRFSLDEEKKTTFKEKLSKVTLTVGSVKLEIHNGFILGKIQPPRPKMAPANDTYESIFSHFREYEIAIRKVPGNFTFTHKKVKHENFSLLTSGEVGEFCVQVKPSVTSRTNKGMWSKEECVSLTRQYFTVTNVIIFFAFVLLLSGALAYCLALQLYVRRRKKLPRVLLFKKPNAFIFISQRPSPETQDTIHPLDEEAFLKVSPELRNSDLHGSTDSGFGSTKPSLQTEEPQFLLPDPHPQADRTLGNGEPPELGDSCSNGSSNSTDSGICLQEPSLSPSTGPTWEQQVGSDSRGQDDSGIGLVQNSEGQAGDTQGGSALGHDSPPEPEVPAEQDPTAVVFRGYLRQTRCAEEKATKTGCLEEELPLAGGLGPKFRGCLDDEAGLHPPALAKGYLKQDPLEMTLASSGTPTEQWNQPTEEWSLLALSSCSDLGTSDWSFAHDLAPLGCVAAPGGLLGSFNSDLVTLPLISSLHSSDSS, encoded by the exons ATGCTCCCGCGCCTCGTAGTGCTGCTGGCGGCGTTCCTCAGTCGCCGTCTTGGCTCAGACGCTCATG ggacagagctgcccagcCCGCCATCTGTGTGGTTTGAAGCAGAATTTTTCCACCACATCCTCCACTGGAAACCCATCCCAAATCAGTCTGAAAGTACCTGCTATGAAGTGGCACTCCTGAG GTATGGAATAGGGCCCTGGAACTCCATCTCCAACTGTAGCCAGGCCCTGTCCTATGACCTTACCGCGGTGACCTTGGACCTGTACCGCAGCAATGGCTACCGGGCCAGAGTGCGTGCTGTGGACGGCAGCCGGCACTCCAACTGGACTGTCACCAACACCCGCTTCTCTCTGGATGAAG aaaagaaaacGACATTTAAAGAGAAACTCAGCAAAg TGACTCTGACAGTTGGCAGTGTGAAGCTAGAGATCCACAATGGCTTCATCCTTGGGAAGATTCAGCCCCCCAGGCCCAAGATGGCCCCTGCAAATGACACATATGAAAGCATCTTCAGTCACTTCCGAGAGTATGAGATTGCCATTCGCAAGGTGCCGGGAAACTTTACG TTCACACACAAGAAAGTAAAACATGAAAACTTCAGCCTCCTAACCTCTGGAGAAGTGGGAGAGTTCTGTGTCCAGGTGAAACCATCTGTCACTTCCCGAACTAACAAGGGGATGTGGTCTAAAGAGGAGTGCGTCTCCCTCACCAGGCAGT ATTTCACCGTGACCAACGTCATCATCTTCTTTGCCTTTGTCCTGCTGCTCTCCGGAGCCCTGGCCTACTGCCTGGCCCTCCAGCTGTATGTGCGGCGCCGAAAGAAGCTGCCCAGGGTCCTG CTCTTCAAGAAGCCCAACGCCTTCATCTTCATCAGCCAGCGTCCCTCCCCAGAGACCCAAGACACCATCCACCCGCTTGATGAGGAGGCCTTCCTGAAGGTGTCACCAGAGCTGAGGAACTCGGACCTGCATGGCAGCACGGACAGTGGCTTTGGCAGTACCAAACCATCCCTGCAGACTGAAGAGCCCCAGTTCCTCCTCCCTGACCCTCACCCCCAGGCTGACAGAACGCTGGGAAATGGAGAGCCCCCTGAGCTGGGCGACAGCTGCAGTAATGGCAGCAGCAATAGCACGGACAGCGGGATCTGCCTGCAGGAGCCCAGCCTGAGCCCGAGCACTGGGCCCACCTGGGAGCAGCAGGTAGGGAGCGACAGCAGGGGCCAGGATGACAGTGGCATTGGCCTAGTTCAAAACTCTGAGGGCCAGGCTGGGGACACACAGGGTGGCTCAGCCTTGGGCCACGACAGTCCCCCAGAGCCTGAGGTGCCTGCGGAACAAGACCCAACTGCTGTGGTATTCCGGGGCTACCTGAGGCAGACCAGATGCGCTGAGGAGAAGGCAACCAAGACAGGCTGCCTGGAGGAAGAATTGCCCCTGGCAGGTGGCCTTGGGCCCAAATTCAGGGGATGCCTGGATGACGAGGCAGGCTTGCATCCACCAGCCCTGGCCAAGGGCTATTTGAAACAGGATCCCCTAGAAATGACTCTGGCTTCCTCGGGGACCCCAACTGAACAGTGGAACCAGCCCACTGAGGAATGGTCACTCCTGGCCTTGAGCAGCTGCAGTGACCTGGGAACATCTGACTGGAGCTTTGCCCATGACCTTGCCCCTCTAGGCTGTGTGGCAGCCCCAGGTGGTCTCCTGGGCAGCTTTAACTCAGACCTGGTCACCCTGCCCCTCATCTCTAGCCTGCACTCGAGTGACTCGAGCTGA
- the IL10RA gene encoding interleukin-10 receptor subunit alpha isoform X2, with translation MLPRLVVLLAAFLSRRLGSDAHGTELPSPPSVWFEAEFFHHILHWKPIPNQSESTCYEVALLRYGIGPWNSISNCSQALSYDLTAVTLDLYRSNGYRARVRAVDGSRHSNWTVTNTRFSLDEVTLTVGSVKLEIHNGFILGKIQPPRPKMAPANDTYESIFSHFREYEIAIRKVPGNFTFTHKKVKHENFSLLTSGEVGEFCVQVKPSVTSRTNKGMWSKEECVSLTRQYFTVTNVIIFFAFVLLLSGALAYCLALQLYVRRRKKLPRVLLFKKPNAFIFISQRPSPETQDTIHPLDEEAFLKVSPELRNSDLHGSTDSGFGSTKPSLQTEEPQFLLPDPHPQADRTLGNGEPPELGDSCSNGSSNSTDSGICLQEPSLSPSTGPTWEQQVGSDSRGQDDSGIGLVQNSEGQAGDTQGGSALGHDSPPEPEVPAEQDPTAVVFRGYLRQTRCAEEKATKTGCLEEELPLAGGLGPKFRGCLDDEAGLHPPALAKGYLKQDPLEMTLASSGTPTEQWNQPTEEWSLLALSSCSDLGTSDWSFAHDLAPLGCVAAPGGLLGSFNSDLVTLPLISSLHSSDSS, from the exons ATGCTCCCGCGCCTCGTAGTGCTGCTGGCGGCGTTCCTCAGTCGCCGTCTTGGCTCAGACGCTCATG ggacagagctgcccagcCCGCCATCTGTGTGGTTTGAAGCAGAATTTTTCCACCACATCCTCCACTGGAAACCCATCCCAAATCAGTCTGAAAGTACCTGCTATGAAGTGGCACTCCTGAG GTATGGAATAGGGCCCTGGAACTCCATCTCCAACTGTAGCCAGGCCCTGTCCTATGACCTTACCGCGGTGACCTTGGACCTGTACCGCAGCAATGGCTACCGGGCCAGAGTGCGTGCTGTGGACGGCAGCCGGCACTCCAACTGGACTGTCACCAACACCCGCTTCTCTCTGGATGAAG TGACTCTGACAGTTGGCAGTGTGAAGCTAGAGATCCACAATGGCTTCATCCTTGGGAAGATTCAGCCCCCCAGGCCCAAGATGGCCCCTGCAAATGACACATATGAAAGCATCTTCAGTCACTTCCGAGAGTATGAGATTGCCATTCGCAAGGTGCCGGGAAACTTTACG TTCACACACAAGAAAGTAAAACATGAAAACTTCAGCCTCCTAACCTCTGGAGAAGTGGGAGAGTTCTGTGTCCAGGTGAAACCATCTGTCACTTCCCGAACTAACAAGGGGATGTGGTCTAAAGAGGAGTGCGTCTCCCTCACCAGGCAGT ATTTCACCGTGACCAACGTCATCATCTTCTTTGCCTTTGTCCTGCTGCTCTCCGGAGCCCTGGCCTACTGCCTGGCCCTCCAGCTGTATGTGCGGCGCCGAAAGAAGCTGCCCAGGGTCCTG CTCTTCAAGAAGCCCAACGCCTTCATCTTCATCAGCCAGCGTCCCTCCCCAGAGACCCAAGACACCATCCACCCGCTTGATGAGGAGGCCTTCCTGAAGGTGTCACCAGAGCTGAGGAACTCGGACCTGCATGGCAGCACGGACAGTGGCTTTGGCAGTACCAAACCATCCCTGCAGACTGAAGAGCCCCAGTTCCTCCTCCCTGACCCTCACCCCCAGGCTGACAGAACGCTGGGAAATGGAGAGCCCCCTGAGCTGGGCGACAGCTGCAGTAATGGCAGCAGCAATAGCACGGACAGCGGGATCTGCCTGCAGGAGCCCAGCCTGAGCCCGAGCACTGGGCCCACCTGGGAGCAGCAGGTAGGGAGCGACAGCAGGGGCCAGGATGACAGTGGCATTGGCCTAGTTCAAAACTCTGAGGGCCAGGCTGGGGACACACAGGGTGGCTCAGCCTTGGGCCACGACAGTCCCCCAGAGCCTGAGGTGCCTGCGGAACAAGACCCAACTGCTGTGGTATTCCGGGGCTACCTGAGGCAGACCAGATGCGCTGAGGAGAAGGCAACCAAGACAGGCTGCCTGGAGGAAGAATTGCCCCTGGCAGGTGGCCTTGGGCCCAAATTCAGGGGATGCCTGGATGACGAGGCAGGCTTGCATCCACCAGCCCTGGCCAAGGGCTATTTGAAACAGGATCCCCTAGAAATGACTCTGGCTTCCTCGGGGACCCCAACTGAACAGTGGAACCAGCCCACTGAGGAATGGTCACTCCTGGCCTTGAGCAGCTGCAGTGACCTGGGAACATCTGACTGGAGCTTTGCCCATGACCTTGCCCCTCTAGGCTGTGTGGCAGCCCCAGGTGGTCTCCTGGGCAGCTTTAACTCAGACCTGGTCACCCTGCCCCTCATCTCTAGCCTGCACTCGAGTGACTCGAGCTGA